A portion of the Bradysia coprophila strain Holo2 unplaced genomic scaffold, BU_Bcop_v1 contig_297, whole genome shotgun sequence genome contains these proteins:
- the LOC119078615 gene encoding uncharacterized protein LOC119078615, with protein MATKRIQKLYCNLGPVVEFQEAEVVNITTNITQNFTPKVSPDPIFFRVQSPVIHFVGRSSELRRLEDALGITPNSSSTPSHIIAVSGLGGIGKTQLVRKFIKKNRLSYRNVIWINSERNELIIESLKTLARDELNIPLTHEDGREKDFNSVVGQLLNRLSQTKTLFVNDNVDEIESIKFLLTTETSGEKPHFIITSRIREWGDGIDVIHLDAWNVSDAIEYVATVLNHPIDSDNDKLLLVDRLEAFPLALRQATAYIKYQRKEEPVYRIVDYVEKYQTQEMLDCKLFQKDALNIYEKTTFTTWRVTIDAIEQDAKYGRLAARILHVIAFFDPDNIQRSVFFVHFTLGNEEHVRAAINLLVNYSMVDCQESKSVLNVHRLVQQVIKLKLQSTHQESLILEDGLMLMAKLIESENLKGNHSHAISIFLAALKFDTLVEQFSAMPHSIFVNLMEGGEFNRAKTFGDKVLQSFKNLFGENHPKTLEVTLTTAHSFRQLGLHTSALQMYQNVLEKREIHLGEDHPDTLTTRFSTAWSYRQLGMHSEAVVMYQKVLKKWKEKFGDDHPKTLTCEANIAFSYRELGMHDKALQMYQEVFGKRQNSLGDAHPETLITEFNIAESYRALGMNTEAAQMYPDILLKWERGIGENHPDTLIAKGNIATAYKDLGMYAKALEMYQEVYDKEKIILGEDHTDTLKSKSNVALLYDELGMHTKALEMSEEVFEKFKKILGEDHPETLTSKLNLAHSYKELGLKTQALQIYREVYEIERTTLREDHPDNLISKSNIALLLGELGSHSEALDMSERVLEQIKNVLGENHPSTLIIQSNIAGLYNESGMKSEALEMFKDIFERHKKIVGEDHQRTLTIESNVALLYGELGMKSLAHKMFEEVFEKRKKTLGDDHLKTIQSKANVAKFKGDEFSYSSRSFLSFRVSQKILSFLIFCSLFAGVDGTLN; from the exons ATGGCAACGAAacgaattcaaaaattgtattgTAACCTGGGACCAGTGGTCGAATTCCAAGAAGCTGAAGTAGTCAATATTACAACAAATATCACCCAAAA TTTTACACCGAAAGTGAGTCCCGATCCAATTTTCTTCAGAGTTCAGAGTCCCGTTATCCATTTTGTTGGAAGATCATCCGAACTGCGTCGCTTAGAAGATGCCTTGGGAATAACACCGAATTCATCCTCAACACCGTCGCATATAATTGCCGTCTCCGGACTGGGTGGTATTGGGAAGACTCAACTGGTTCGaaagttcataaaaaaaaatcgattgtcCTACAGGAATGTGATTTGGATCAACTCCGAAAGGAATGAATTGATCATTGAATCGCTTAAAACGCTGGCAAGAGACGAGTTGAATATACCGTTAACTCATGAAGATGGGCGAGAGAAAGACTTTAATTCCGTCGTTGGACAATTGCTGAACAGACTTTCGCAAACAAAGACGTTGTTTGTGAACGATAACGTGGATGAAATTGAAAgtatcaaatttttgctgacaACAGAAACGTCCGGAGAAAAGCCTCATTTTATAATCACATCGCGGATTAGGGAGTGGGGTGATGGTATTGATGTTATTCACCTGGATGCATGGAACGTTTCTGATGCCATCGAATATGTGGCGACAGTGCTGAACCATCCAATCGACTCTGATAATGACAAATTGCTATTGGTGGATCGATTGGAAGCCTTTCCTTTGGCATTGCGGCAAGCAACAGCCTACATCAAATATCAACGGAAGGAAGAACCAGTTTACCGAATTGTCGATTACgttgaaaaatatcaaacgCAGGAAATGCTTGACTGTAAGTTGTTCCAAAAGGATGCGTTAAACATTTATGAAAAGACAACGTTCACAACTTGGAGAGTCACAATTGATGCCATCGAGCAAGATGCAAAGTACGGCCGTCTAGCTGCTAGGATTCTGCATGTTATTGCGTTTTTCGATCCGGACAACATTCAGAGAAGCGTATTTTTCGTTCACTTTACCCTCGGCAATGAAGAGCATGTCCGAGCAGCCATTAATCTGCTCGTCAACTATTCAATGGTCGATTGCCAGGAAAGCAAGAGTGTATTAAATGTTCACAGATTGGTTCAACAagtaatcaaattaaaattgcaatcGACGCATCAAGAGAGCCTAATTCTCGAAGATGGTCTGATGCTCATGGCAAAGCTCATAGAATCGGAAAACTTGAAGGGGAACCATTCACATGCAATATCCATTTTTCTTGCTGCATTAAAATTTGACACTTTGGTTGAACAGTTTAGTGCAATGCCacattcaattttcgtcaatctGATGGAAGGGGGTGAATTCAATCGGGCTAAGACATTTGGAGATAAAGTTTTGCAGTCATTCAAGAATCTATTCGGAGAAAATCACCCGAAAACACTCGAGGTGACTCTCACCACAGCTCACTCATTTAGACAACTCGGATTGCATACTAGCGCACTGCAAATGTACCAGAACGTACTTGAGAAACGGGAGATTCATTTGGGAGAAGATCACCCAGACACACTTACAACGAGATTTTCTACGGCTTGGTCTTACAGACAACTGGGAATGCATTCTGAAGCAGTCGTAATGTATCAAAAGGTGTtaaagaaatggaaagaaaagttCGGCGATGATCATCCAAAGACCCTTACATGCGAAGCTAACATAGCCTTTTCATACAGGGAGCTGGGAATGCACGACAAGGCACTTCAAATGTACCAAGAGGTTTTCGGGAAGCGTCAAAACAGTTTAGGAGACGCTCATCCAGAAACACTGATAACGGAATTTAACATAGCCGAATCTTATCGAGCATTGGGAATGAACACCGAAGCAGCTCAAATGTATCCAGACATTCTATTGAAATGGGAACGTGGTATCGGAGAAAATCACCCAGACACGCTCATAGCCAAAGGTAACATAGCAACTGCATACAAAGACCTGGGAATGTATGCGAAGGCACTGGAAATGTACCAAGAAGTTTATGACAAAGAGAAGATTATTTTGGGAGAAGATCATACAGACACTCTGAAGAGCAAGTCGAATGTAGCCCTTTTGTACGACGAGCTGGGCATGCATACTAAAGCACTAGAAATGTCAGAGgaagtttttgaaaagttcaagaaaattttgggAGAAGATCATCCAGAAACGCTCACAAGTAAATTGAATCTGGCTCATTCATACAAAGAACTGGGTCTGAAGACTCAGGCACTTCAAATCTATCGAGAAGTGTATGAGATTGAAAGAACAACTTTAAGAGAAGATCATCCCGACAATCTTATAAGTAAATCTAACATAGCCCTTCTTTTAGGAGAGCTTGGAAGTCATTCCGAAGCCCTGGACATGTCGGAAAGGGTGTTAGAACAAATCAAGAATGTATTGGGAGAAAATCATCCGAGCACTCTCATCATTCAATCCAATATCGCAGGCTTGTATAATGAATCGGGTATGAAGTCTGAGGCTCTTGAAATGTTTAAAGATATTTTCGaaagacataaaaaaattgtaggaGAAGACCATCAACGCACACTAACAATTGAGTCAAATGTAGCCCTCTTATATGGTGAACTGGGAATGAAATCCCTTGCACATAAAATGTTTGAGGAAGTATTTGAGAAGCGAAAGAAGACTTTAGGCGATGATCATCTGAAAACTATTCAAAGTAAAGCGAATGTAGCTAAATTTAAGGGAGACGAGTTTTCTTATTCGTCAAGAAGTTTCTTATCATTTCGGGTTTCTCAGAAAATACTCTCCTTCCTCATCTTTTGTTCCCTATTTGCTGGTGTTGATGGgactttaaattaa